The following proteins come from a genomic window of Macaca thibetana thibetana isolate TM-01 chromosome 15, ASM2454274v1, whole genome shotgun sequence:
- the ZBTB34 gene encoding zinc finger and BTB domain-containing protein 34 isoform X3, whose amino-acid sequence MSVEMDSSSFIQFDVPEYSSTVLSQLNELRLQGKLCDIIVHIQGQPFRAHKAVLAASSPYFRDHSALSTMSGLSISVIKNPNVFEQLLSFCYTGRMSLQLKDVVSFLTAASFLQMQCVIDKCTQILESIHSKISVGDVDSVTVGAEENPESRNGVKDSSFFANPVEISPPYCSQGRQPTASSDLRMETTPSKALRSRLQEEGHSDRGSSGSVSEYEIQIEGDHEQGDLLVRESQITEVKVKMEKSDRPSCSDSSSLGDDGYHTEMVDGEQVVAVNVGSYGSVLQHAYSYSQAASQPTNVSEAFGSLSNSSPSRSMLSCFRGGRARQKRALSVHLHSDLQGLVQGSDSEAMMNNPGYESSPRERSARGHWYPYNERLICIYCGKSFNQKGSLDRHMRLHMGITPFVCKFCGKKYTRKDQLEYHIRGHTDDKPFRCEICGKCFPFQGTLNQHLRKNHPGVAEVRSRIESPERTDVYVEQKLENDASASEMGLDSRMEIHTVSDAPD is encoded by the coding sequence ATGTCAGTAGAAATGGACAGCAGCAGTTTTATTCAGTTTGATGTGCCCGAGTACAGCAGCACCGTTCTGAGCCAGCTAAACGAACTCCGCCTGCAGGGGAAACTATGTGACATCATTGTACACATTCAGGGTCAGCCATTCCGAGCCCACAAAGCAGTCCTTGCTGCCAGCTCCCCATATTTCCGGGACCATTCAGCGTTGAGTACCATGAGTGGCTTGTCAATATCAGTGATTAAAAATCCCAATGTGTTTGAGcagttgctttctttttgttacaCTGGAAGAATGTCCTTGCAGCTGAAGGATGTTGTCAGTTTTCTGACTGCAGCCAGCTTTCTTCAGATGCAGTGTGTCATTGACAAGTGCACGCAGATCCTAGAGAGCATCCATTCTAAAATCAGCGTTGGAGATGTTGACTCTGTTACCGTCGGTGCTGAAGAGAATCCCGAGAGTCGGAACGGTGTCAAAGACAGCAGCTTCTTTGCCAACCCAGTGGAGATTTCTCCTCCATATTGCTCTCAGGGACGGCAGCCCACCGCAAGCAGTGACCTCCGGATGGAGACGACCCCCAGCAAAGCTCTGCGCAGCCGCTTACAGGAGGAGGGGCACTCAGACCGTGGGAGCAGTGGGAGCGTTTCTGAGTATGAGATTCAGATAGAGGGGGACCATGAGCAAGGAGACCTGTTGGTGAGGGAGAGCCAGATCACCGAGGTGAAAGTGAAGATGGAGAAGTCCGACCGGCCCAGCTGTTCCGACAGCTCCTCCCTGGGTGATGATGGGTACCACACTGAGATGGTTGATGGGGAACAAGTTGTGGCAGTGAATGTGGGCTCCTATGGTTCTGTGCTCCAGCACGCATACTCCTATTCCCAAGCAGCCTCACAGCCAACCAATGTTTCAGAAGCTTTTGGAAGTTTGAGTAATTCCAGCCCATCCAGGTCCATGCTGAGCTGTTTCCGAGGAGGGCGTGCCCGCCAGAAGCGGGCCTTGTCTGTCCACCTGCACAGTGACCTGCAGGGCCTGGTGCAGGGCTCTGACAGTGAAGCCATGATGAACAACCCCGGGTATGAGAGCAGCCCCCGGGAGAGGAGTGCGAGAGGGCATTGGTACCCGTACAATGAGAGGTTGATCTGTATTTACTGTGGAAAGTCCTTCAACCAGAAAGGAAGCCTTGACAGGCACATGCGACTCCATATGGGAATCACCCCCTTTGTGTGCAAGTTCTGCGGGAAGAAGTACACACGGAAGGACCAGCTGGAGTACCACATCCGGGGCCACACAGATGATAAACCATTCCGCTGTGAGATCTGCGGCAAGTGCTTTCCATTCCAAGGTACCCTCAACCAGCACCTGCGGAAAAACCACCCGGGCGTCGCTGAAGTCAGGAGTCGCATTGAGTCCCCCGAGAGAACAGATGTGTACGTGGaacagaaactagaaaatgaCGCGTCAGCCTCAGAGATGGGCTTAGATTCCCGGATGGAAATTCACACAGTGTCTGATGCTCCCGATTAA
- the ZBTB34 gene encoding zinc finger and BTB domain-containing protein 34 isoform X1, with the protein MVEFPGEPAGQGGRPFGWLPRSHCLTPQPFSRVRFMSVEMDSSSFIQFDVPEYSSTVLSQLNELRLQGKLCDIIVHIQGQPFRAHKAVLAASSPYFRDHSALSTMSGLSISVIKNPNVFEQLLSFCYTGRMSLQLKDVVSFLTAASFLQMQCVIDKCTQILESIHSKISVGDVDSVTVGAEENPESRNGVKDSSFFANPVEISPPYCSQGRQPTASSDLRMETTPSKALRSRLQEEGHSDRGSSGSVSEYEIQIEGDHEQGDLLVRESQITEVKVKMEKSDRPSCSDSSSLGDDGYHTEMVDGEQVVAVNVGSYGSVLQHAYSYSQAASQPTNVSEAFGSLSNSSPSRSMLSCFRGGRARQKRALSVHLHSDLQGLVQGSDSEAMMNNPGYESSPRERSARGHWYPYNERLICIYCGKSFNQKGSLDRHMRLHMGITPFVCKFCGKKYTRKDQLEYHIRGHTDDKPFRCEICGKCFPFQGTLNQHLRKNHPGVAEVRSRIESPERTDVYVEQKLENDASASEMGLDSRMEIHTVSDAPD; encoded by the coding sequence AGTACGCTTCATGTCAGTAGAAATGGACAGCAGCAGTTTTATTCAGTTTGATGTGCCCGAGTACAGCAGCACCGTTCTGAGCCAGCTAAACGAACTCCGCCTGCAGGGGAAACTATGTGACATCATTGTACACATTCAGGGTCAGCCATTCCGAGCCCACAAAGCAGTCCTTGCTGCCAGCTCCCCATATTTCCGGGACCATTCAGCGTTGAGTACCATGAGTGGCTTGTCAATATCAGTGATTAAAAATCCCAATGTGTTTGAGcagttgctttctttttgttacaCTGGAAGAATGTCCTTGCAGCTGAAGGATGTTGTCAGTTTTCTGACTGCAGCCAGCTTTCTTCAGATGCAGTGTGTCATTGACAAGTGCACGCAGATCCTAGAGAGCATCCATTCTAAAATCAGCGTTGGAGATGTTGACTCTGTTACCGTCGGTGCTGAAGAGAATCCCGAGAGTCGGAACGGTGTCAAAGACAGCAGCTTCTTTGCCAACCCAGTGGAGATTTCTCCTCCATATTGCTCTCAGGGACGGCAGCCCACCGCAAGCAGTGACCTCCGGATGGAGACGACCCCCAGCAAAGCTCTGCGCAGCCGCTTACAGGAGGAGGGGCACTCAGACCGTGGGAGCAGTGGGAGCGTTTCTGAGTATGAGATTCAGATAGAGGGGGACCATGAGCAAGGAGACCTGTTGGTGAGGGAGAGCCAGATCACCGAGGTGAAAGTGAAGATGGAGAAGTCCGACCGGCCCAGCTGTTCCGACAGCTCCTCCCTGGGTGATGATGGGTACCACACTGAGATGGTTGATGGGGAACAAGTTGTGGCAGTGAATGTGGGCTCCTATGGTTCTGTGCTCCAGCACGCATACTCCTATTCCCAAGCAGCCTCACAGCCAACCAATGTTTCAGAAGCTTTTGGAAGTTTGAGTAATTCCAGCCCATCCAGGTCCATGCTGAGCTGTTTCCGAGGAGGGCGTGCCCGCCAGAAGCGGGCCTTGTCTGTCCACCTGCACAGTGACCTGCAGGGCCTGGTGCAGGGCTCTGACAGTGAAGCCATGATGAACAACCCCGGGTATGAGAGCAGCCCCCGGGAGAGGAGTGCGAGAGGGCATTGGTACCCGTACAATGAGAGGTTGATCTGTATTTACTGTGGAAAGTCCTTCAACCAGAAAGGAAGCCTTGACAGGCACATGCGACTCCATATGGGAATCACCCCCTTTGTGTGCAAGTTCTGCGGGAAGAAGTACACACGGAAGGACCAGCTGGAGTACCACATCCGGGGCCACACAGATGATAAACCATTCCGCTGTGAGATCTGCGGCAAGTGCTTTCCATTCCAAGGTACCCTCAACCAGCACCTGCGGAAAAACCACCCGGGCGTCGCTGAAGTCAGGAGTCGCATTGAGTCCCCCGAGAGAACAGATGTGTACGTGGaacagaaactagaaaatgaCGCGTCAGCCTCAGAGATGGGCTTAGATTCCCGGATGGAAATTCACACAGTGTCTGATGCTCCCGATTAA
- the ZBTB34 gene encoding zinc finger and BTB domain-containing protein 34 isoform X2 produces the protein MEGCKSRVRFMSVEMDSSSFIQFDVPEYSSTVLSQLNELRLQGKLCDIIVHIQGQPFRAHKAVLAASSPYFRDHSALSTMSGLSISVIKNPNVFEQLLSFCYTGRMSLQLKDVVSFLTAASFLQMQCVIDKCTQILESIHSKISVGDVDSVTVGAEENPESRNGVKDSSFFANPVEISPPYCSQGRQPTASSDLRMETTPSKALRSRLQEEGHSDRGSSGSVSEYEIQIEGDHEQGDLLVRESQITEVKVKMEKSDRPSCSDSSSLGDDGYHTEMVDGEQVVAVNVGSYGSVLQHAYSYSQAASQPTNVSEAFGSLSNSSPSRSMLSCFRGGRARQKRALSVHLHSDLQGLVQGSDSEAMMNNPGYESSPRERSARGHWYPYNERLICIYCGKSFNQKGSLDRHMRLHMGITPFVCKFCGKKYTRKDQLEYHIRGHTDDKPFRCEICGKCFPFQGTLNQHLRKNHPGVAEVRSRIESPERTDVYVEQKLENDASASEMGLDSRMEIHTVSDAPD, from the exons ATGGAAGGATGCAAGTCCAG AGTACGCTTCATGTCAGTAGAAATGGACAGCAGCAGTTTTATTCAGTTTGATGTGCCCGAGTACAGCAGCACCGTTCTGAGCCAGCTAAACGAACTCCGCCTGCAGGGGAAACTATGTGACATCATTGTACACATTCAGGGTCAGCCATTCCGAGCCCACAAAGCAGTCCTTGCTGCCAGCTCCCCATATTTCCGGGACCATTCAGCGTTGAGTACCATGAGTGGCTTGTCAATATCAGTGATTAAAAATCCCAATGTGTTTGAGcagttgctttctttttgttacaCTGGAAGAATGTCCTTGCAGCTGAAGGATGTTGTCAGTTTTCTGACTGCAGCCAGCTTTCTTCAGATGCAGTGTGTCATTGACAAGTGCACGCAGATCCTAGAGAGCATCCATTCTAAAATCAGCGTTGGAGATGTTGACTCTGTTACCGTCGGTGCTGAAGAGAATCCCGAGAGTCGGAACGGTGTCAAAGACAGCAGCTTCTTTGCCAACCCAGTGGAGATTTCTCCTCCATATTGCTCTCAGGGACGGCAGCCCACCGCAAGCAGTGACCTCCGGATGGAGACGACCCCCAGCAAAGCTCTGCGCAGCCGCTTACAGGAGGAGGGGCACTCAGACCGTGGGAGCAGTGGGAGCGTTTCTGAGTATGAGATTCAGATAGAGGGGGACCATGAGCAAGGAGACCTGTTGGTGAGGGAGAGCCAGATCACCGAGGTGAAAGTGAAGATGGAGAAGTCCGACCGGCCCAGCTGTTCCGACAGCTCCTCCCTGGGTGATGATGGGTACCACACTGAGATGGTTGATGGGGAACAAGTTGTGGCAGTGAATGTGGGCTCCTATGGTTCTGTGCTCCAGCACGCATACTCCTATTCCCAAGCAGCCTCACAGCCAACCAATGTTTCAGAAGCTTTTGGAAGTTTGAGTAATTCCAGCCCATCCAGGTCCATGCTGAGCTGTTTCCGAGGAGGGCGTGCCCGCCAGAAGCGGGCCTTGTCTGTCCACCTGCACAGTGACCTGCAGGGCCTGGTGCAGGGCTCTGACAGTGAAGCCATGATGAACAACCCCGGGTATGAGAGCAGCCCCCGGGAGAGGAGTGCGAGAGGGCATTGGTACCCGTACAATGAGAGGTTGATCTGTATTTACTGTGGAAAGTCCTTCAACCAGAAAGGAAGCCTTGACAGGCACATGCGACTCCATATGGGAATCACCCCCTTTGTGTGCAAGTTCTGCGGGAAGAAGTACACACGGAAGGACCAGCTGGAGTACCACATCCGGGGCCACACAGATGATAAACCATTCCGCTGTGAGATCTGCGGCAAGTGCTTTCCATTCCAAGGTACCCTCAACCAGCACCTGCGGAAAAACCACCCGGGCGTCGCTGAAGTCAGGAGTCGCATTGAGTCCCCCGAGAGAACAGATGTGTACGTGGaacagaaactagaaaatgaCGCGTCAGCCTCAGAGATGGGCTTAGATTCCCGGATGGAAATTCACACAGTGTCTGATGCTCCCGATTAA